TATAAAGAAGCATCCGTCAATTACAACGGCATGCAATTTGATCATGTCGGCATTCGAACCAAAGGCAACTTAAGCCTGCGCAGCGTGGTGAATTCGGACTCCGACCGCTACAGCTTTAAAATATCCTTTGACGAATACCTTAATCAGACCTTGAATGGAATCAGCAAAATCAATCTGAACAACAACTACAGCGACGCATCGTATATGCGGGAATTTCTGACCTACGAGCTGGCGGATTCCGTCGGACTGCCGACGCCCGGCTTTTCCTACGTCAATGTATACGTAAACGATGAATTATGGGGGTTCTACCTCGCGATTGAACAGATTGGCGACTCCTATCTGCAGCGTCATTTCGATCATTCCTACGGCGCGTTGTACAAGGCAGAGATGACCGGGGCAGGCAGCGATCTGACGTGGCTTGGCAATGATCCCGATTCCTACACCGGGCTTGTCATGAAATCCAAATCATCCAATGACGATATATTGATCGACATGCTGGATGAGCTTAATAACGGCACCGATTATGAGAAGGTGCTGGATGTCGATAATGTACTCAAGTACGTTGCCTTGAACGTAGTTGCCTCCAATATGGACAGTTATCTGGGATCGAACAAACAGAACTATTATTTATATGAGAACAACGGCATTTTCTCCGTCCTGCCTTGGGATTATAATATGGCATTCGGGGACTTGGGGGCTCCAGCATCCTCATTGACGAGCCAACCCAGGGAGCTTTGGCGGAAAGGCCCCTGATTGCCAAGCTGCTCGCGATTGACGAATATAA
This Paenibacillus sp. JZ16 DNA region includes the following protein-coding sequences:
- a CDS encoding CotH kinase family protein, whose amino-acid sequence is MTVQLFLVMAIILLISGCQWTPTAAGTVSSTESDAQQKQMDSTVFPKDKVVDVKITIDEADFQDMLDNASAEEYKEASVNYNGMQFDHVGIRTKGNLSLRSVVNSDSDRYSFKISFDEYLNQTLNGISKINLNNNYSDASYMREFLTYELADSVGLPTPGFSYVNVYVNDELWGFYLAIEQIGDSYLQRHFDHSYGALYKAEMTGAGSDLTWLGNDPDSYTGLVMKSKSSNDDILIDMLDELNNGTDYEKVLDVDNVLKYVALNVVASNMDSYLGSNKQNYYLYENNGIFSVLPWDYNMAFGDLGAPASSLTSQPRELWRKGP